A genomic segment from Streptomyces antibioticus encodes:
- a CDS encoding extracellular solute-binding protein, translated as MKRKLIAAIGIAGMMVSIAACGDSGSGDSKGSDAKELTVWLTVDAQNNWPELVKAADAAVQKKHPGVKINHEYYGWPDKNAKLDAVLATDKAPDVVEMGNTEMLGYMVKGAFAPLDASKFENSDAWLDGLEASVTYEDKTYGVPYYAGGRVGNWRKDVFAAAGVKAAPKTYAELTAALDKVQKKEGDKFSAWYQPTRDWYAAMSFVYDAGGSIATESGGQWKANLSSPESLKGLTEYKKVVDSYMHGDKTKDESDRYIVYGQGKSGMIFGAAWEGATAADPKNDKTGKLKDNLENFVMPGPSGKNLPVFLGGSDLAVPVKSDAQDLAAEWIAAFTGKEGQKGLMAKGNLPNNLTDLASLKNDPATVVPATAAESSWFVPMAPGWGQVEKAQVLQTMLQSIGTGKKSVEDAAKEADAAIDKVINTK; from the coding sequence GTGAAGCGCAAGCTGATAGCCGCGATCGGTATCGCGGGCATGATGGTCTCCATCGCGGCGTGCGGGGACAGTGGCAGCGGGGACTCGAAGGGGTCCGACGCCAAGGAACTGACGGTCTGGCTGACCGTCGACGCCCAGAACAACTGGCCCGAGCTGGTCAAGGCCGCCGACGCGGCGGTGCAGAAGAAGCACCCCGGCGTCAAGATCAACCACGAGTACTACGGCTGGCCGGACAAGAACGCCAAGCTCGACGCGGTGCTCGCCACCGACAAGGCCCCCGACGTGGTCGAGATGGGCAACACCGAGATGCTCGGCTACATGGTCAAGGGAGCCTTCGCGCCCCTGGACGCCTCGAAGTTCGAGAACTCCGACGCCTGGCTGGACGGCCTCGAGGCTTCGGTGACCTACGAGGACAAGACCTACGGCGTCCCCTACTACGCCGGCGGCCGCGTGGGCAACTGGCGCAAGGACGTCTTCGCCGCCGCGGGCGTCAAGGCCGCGCCGAAGACCTACGCCGAGCTGACCGCGGCCCTGGACAAGGTGCAGAAGAAGGAGGGCGACAAGTTCTCCGCCTGGTACCAGCCCACCCGTGACTGGTACGCGGCCATGTCCTTCGTCTACGACGCCGGCGGCTCCATCGCCACCGAGTCGGGCGGCCAGTGGAAGGCCAACCTGTCCTCGCCGGAGTCCCTCAAGGGCCTCACCGAGTACAAGAAGGTCGTCGACTCCTACATGCACGGCGACAAGACCAAGGACGAGTCCGACCGTTACATCGTCTACGGCCAGGGCAAGTCCGGCATGATCTTCGGCGCGGCCTGGGAGGGCGCGACCGCCGCCGACCCGAAGAACGACAAGACCGGCAAGCTCAAGGACAACCTGGAGAACTTCGTCATGCCGGGTCCGTCCGGCAAGAACCTCCCGGTGTTCCTGGGCGGCTCCGACCTCGCCGTCCCGGTGAAGTCGGACGCGCAGGACCTCGCCGCCGAGTGGATCGCCGCGTTCACCGGCAAGGAAGGCCAGAAGGGCCTGATGGCCAAGGGCAACCTGCCCAACAACCTGACCGACCTCGCCTCCCTCAAGAACGACCCGGCCACCGTCGTCCCGGCCACCGCGGCTGAGTCGAGCTGGTTCGTCCCGATGGCGCCCGGCTGGGGCCAGGTCGAGAAGGCCCAGGTGCTCCAGACCATGCTCCAGAGCATCGGCACCGGCAAGAAGTCCGTCGAGGACGCCGCGAAGGAAGCGGACGCCGCGATCGACAAGGTCATCAACACCAAGTGA
- a CDS encoding DUF3311 domain-containing protein translates to MPDTPVTPDTPERTGDPVVTPVRVVIALCLLAPFVAMLWVGSYAKTDPAYIGIPFFYWYQMLWVLVSTGLTMTAYTLWRRDQRARRTRSGGGAQ, encoded by the coding sequence ATGCCAGACACCCCAGTCACACCAGACACCCCCGAGAGAACCGGAGATCCGGTGGTGACGCCCGTACGGGTCGTCATCGCCCTCTGCCTGCTCGCGCCGTTCGTGGCGATGCTGTGGGTGGGCTCGTACGCGAAGACGGACCCGGCGTACATCGGGATCCCCTTCTTCTACTGGTACCAGATGCTGTGGGTGCTGGTCTCGACCGGACTCACGATGACCGCCTACACCCTGTGGCGGCGTGACCAGCGCGCCCGCCGGACCCGGAGCGGAGGCGGCGCGCAGTGA
- a CDS encoding GntR family transcriptional regulator: MSTDVSSAENEGGATVRTARVPKYYRLKKHLLDMTETQAPGTPVPPERTLAAEFDTSRTTVRQALQELVVEGRLERIQGKGTFVAKPKVSQALQLTSYTEDMRAQGLEPTSQLLDVGYITADDTLAGLLDITAGGRVLRIERLRMANGEPMAIETTHLSAKRFPALRRSLVKYTSLYTALAEVYDVHLAEAEETIETSLATPREAGLLGTDVGLPMLMLSRHSLDKDGKPVEWVRSVYRGDRYKFVARLKRPTD, from the coding sequence ATGAGCACCGACGTCAGCAGTGCGGAGAACGAGGGTGGGGCGACCGTCCGTACCGCGCGTGTGCCCAAGTACTACCGGCTGAAGAAGCATCTGCTCGACATGACGGAGACCCAGGCGCCCGGCACGCCGGTCCCGCCGGAGCGCACCCTGGCCGCCGAGTTCGACACCTCCCGCACCACCGTCCGCCAGGCCCTCCAGGAACTGGTCGTCGAGGGCCGTCTGGAGCGCATCCAGGGCAAGGGCACGTTCGTCGCCAAGCCGAAGGTCTCCCAGGCGCTCCAACTCACCTCCTACACCGAGGACATGCGCGCCCAGGGTCTCGAACCCACCTCGCAGCTCCTGGACGTCGGCTACATCACCGCCGACGACACCCTCGCCGGACTGCTCGACATCACCGCCGGCGGCCGGGTGCTGCGCATCGAGCGGCTGCGCATGGCCAACGGCGAGCCGATGGCGATCGAGACCACCCATCTCTCCGCGAAGCGCTTCCCCGCGCTGCGCAGGTCCCTGGTGAAGTACACCTCGCTCTACACCGCCCTCGCCGAGGTCTACGACGTCCATCTCGCCGAGGCCGAGGAGACCATCGAGACCTCGCTGGCCACCCCGCGCGAGGCCGGTCTGCTGGGCACCGACGTCGGTCTGCCGATGCTGATGCTCTCCCGGCACTCGCTGGACAAGGACGGCAAGCCGGTGGAGTGGGTGCGCTCGGTGTACCGGGGCGACCGTTACAAGTTCGTGGCGCGTCTGAAGCGGCCCACCGACTGA
- the mctP gene encoding monocarboxylate uptake permease MctP, producing the protein MNDGVNGVALAVFILFFVAVTVMGFLAARWRKAENEHSLDEWGLGGRSFGTWVTWFLLGGDLYTAYTFVAVPAAIYAAGAAGFFAVPYTILVYPLIFTFLPRLWSVSHKHGYVTTSDFVRGRWGSKGLSLAVAVTGILATMPYIALQLVGIQAVLDVMGVGGGETTHWFVKDLPLLIAFGVLAAYTYSSGLRAPALIAFVKDTLIYIVIAVAIIYIPIKLGGFDDIFAKASEAFGQTNPATGKPRGSLVPAEAGQWTYATLALGSALALFMYPHSITATLSSKSREVIRRNTTILPLYSLMLGLLALLGFMAIAAGVKVSNGQLAIPQLFENMFPAWFAGVAFAAIGIGALVPAAIMSIAAANLFTRNIYKDFIKPDATPKEETRVSKIVSLLVKVGALVFVLTMDKTVAINFQLLGGIWILQTFPALVGGLFTRWFHRWALLAGWAVGMVYGTVAAYGVASPTQKHFGGSSAEIPGIGEIGYIGLTAFVLNLVVTVVLTFVLKAAKAPEGVDETRPEDYTADAGDPGVQVELPPATAGSAH; encoded by the coding sequence GTGAACGACGGCGTCAACGGCGTGGCACTCGCCGTCTTCATCCTCTTCTTCGTGGCCGTCACGGTCATGGGCTTCCTGGCCGCGCGCTGGCGCAAGGCCGAGAACGAGCACAGCCTCGACGAATGGGGCCTGGGCGGCCGCTCGTTCGGCACCTGGGTCACCTGGTTCCTGCTCGGCGGCGACCTCTACACGGCGTACACCTTCGTCGCCGTACCGGCGGCGATCTACGCGGCGGGCGCGGCCGGCTTCTTCGCGGTGCCGTACACGATCCTCGTCTACCCGCTGATCTTTACCTTCCTGCCCCGGCTGTGGTCGGTCTCGCACAAGCACGGGTATGTGACGACGTCCGACTTCGTGCGCGGGCGCTGGGGCTCCAAGGGGCTGTCGCTCGCGGTGGCCGTGACCGGCATCCTGGCGACGATGCCGTACATCGCGCTCCAGCTCGTCGGCATCCAGGCGGTGCTCGACGTGATGGGCGTCGGCGGCGGCGAGACCACCCACTGGTTCGTCAAGGACCTGCCGCTGCTGATCGCGTTCGGCGTGCTGGCCGCGTACACCTACTCGTCCGGTCTGCGGGCCCCCGCACTGATCGCGTTCGTGAAGGACACGCTCATCTACATCGTCATCGCGGTGGCGATCATCTACATCCCGATCAAGCTCGGCGGCTTCGACGACATCTTCGCCAAGGCGAGCGAGGCGTTCGGCCAGACCAACCCGGCGACGGGCAAACCGCGCGGCTCGCTGGTCCCGGCCGAGGCCGGCCAGTGGACGTACGCCACCCTGGCGCTGGGCTCCGCGCTGGCGCTCTTCATGTACCCGCACTCCATCACCGCGACCCTGTCGTCCAAGAGCCGCGAGGTGATCCGGCGCAACACCACGATCCTGCCGCTGTACTCCCTGATGCTCGGACTGCTGGCGCTGCTGGGCTTCATGGCGATCGCGGCGGGCGTCAAGGTCAGCAACGGGCAGCTCGCCATCCCGCAGCTCTTCGAGAACATGTTCCCGGCCTGGTTCGCGGGCGTGGCCTTCGCGGCCATCGGCATCGGCGCGCTGGTGCCGGCCGCCATCATGTCGATCGCGGCCGCGAACCTGTTCACCCGCAACATCTACAAGGACTTCATCAAGCCGGACGCCACGCCCAAGGAGGAGACCCGGGTCTCCAAGATCGTGTCGCTCCTGGTCAAGGTGGGCGCGCTGGTGTTCGTCCTGACCATGGACAAGACCGTCGCCATCAACTTCCAGCTCCTGGGCGGCATCTGGATCCTCCAGACCTTCCCGGCCCTGGTCGGCGGCCTGTTCACCCGCTGGTTCCACCGCTGGGCGCTGCTCGCGGGCTGGGCGGTCGGCATGGTCTACGGCACGGTCGCCGCGTACGGGGTCGCCTCGCCGACCCAGAAGCACTTCGGCGGCTCGTCGGCGGAGATCCCCGGCATCGGTGAGATCGGCTACATCGGTCTCACGGCGTTCGTCCTCAACCTCGTCGTCACGGTGGTCCTCACGTTCGTCCTGAAGGCCGCGAAGGCACCCGAGGGCGTCGACGAGACCAGGCCGGAGGACTACACGGCCGACGCGGGCGATCCGGGCGTCCAGGTGGAGCTGCCCCCGGCCACGGCGGGCTCGGCCCACTAG
- a CDS encoding carbohydrate ABC transporter permease has translation MSAADTTTPAKVPPTRPSPPPRADVRKPPRRRGEAGAGTPWLLLAPCLLVLALVMGYPLVRLVTLSFQKFGQSQLWGFQPAESVGFDNFAQVLGDTEFWQVVVRTIVFAAGCVILTMVIGMLIALLLQRVSGWVKILVNIALVASWGMPIIVATTVFKWLFDSDYGILNAVLSRLPGVDLIGHNWFASGPQGLAVIMLLVIWGAVPFVVITLSAGLTQVPAELEEAARLDGAGAWGVFRYVTLPILKPIIVMLTTLSVIWDMGVFPQVFVMRNGHPEPEFQLLTTYSYDRAFVVNDYSQGSAIALITVLLLLGVVAVYMRQMLKIGEVE, from the coding sequence ATGAGTGCCGCAGACACGACCACCCCTGCCAAGGTGCCGCCGACGCGGCCGTCACCCCCACCCCGGGCCGACGTGAGAAAGCCACCGCGACGGCGCGGCGAGGCCGGCGCCGGCACGCCCTGGCTGCTGCTCGCGCCCTGTCTGCTGGTCCTGGCGCTGGTGATGGGCTATCCGCTGGTCCGCCTGGTCACCCTGTCCTTCCAGAAGTTCGGCCAGTCCCAGCTCTGGGGCTTCCAGCCCGCCGAGTCCGTCGGCTTCGACAACTTCGCGCAGGTGCTGGGCGACACCGAGTTCTGGCAGGTCGTGGTCCGCACGATCGTCTTCGCCGCCGGCTGTGTGATCCTCACGATGGTCATCGGCATGCTGATCGCGCTGCTCCTCCAGCGGGTCTCCGGCTGGGTGAAGATCCTGGTCAACATCGCCCTGGTGGCGAGCTGGGGCATGCCGATCATCGTCGCCACCACGGTCTTCAAGTGGCTGTTCGACTCCGACTACGGCATCCTCAACGCGGTCCTGTCCCGGCTCCCCGGGGTCGATCTGATCGGCCACAACTGGTTCGCCAGCGGACCGCAGGGCCTCGCCGTCATCATGCTCCTGGTGATCTGGGGCGCGGTGCCCTTCGTGGTGATCACCCTCAGCGCCGGACTCACCCAGGTCCCCGCCGAATTGGAGGAGGCCGCCCGCCTCGACGGCGCCGGCGCCTGGGGCGTCTTCCGGTACGTCACCCTGCCCATCCTCAAGCCGATCATCGTGATGCTCACGACCCTGTCGGTCATCTGGGACATGGGCGTCTTCCCGCAGGTCTTCGTGATGCGCAACGGCCACCCGGAGCCCGAGTTCCAGCTTCTGACGACGTACTCCTACGACCGTGCCTTCGTCGTCAACGACTACAGCCAGGGCTCCGCGATCGCCCTGATCACGGTGCTGCTGCTGCTCGGGGTGGTCGCCGTCTACATGCGCCAGATGCTGAAGATCGGAGAGGTCGAATGA